GTATGCCTGCCCTTTGCTCTGGAGGGAGCCAGTTATCTCTGTTGTCCAAGGCTGTTCACTATACaagcattctggaaaagacagtcCAGAACAAAGGTGGTGTCTCTGCTCACTAAACCTGCATTCATGTGAGAGACTGGGAGTCAATTTTCTCCTACCACCTATCTCCTCACATCTCACTAAATCCTCACGGCAACCCCTGCCAAGTAGGTATAACTGACCCAGTTTCACGGATGAGGAATTGAAGTCCAGAGAAATGAAGTGAATTACTCCTGGGGACACAGCAGCAGATCCAGGATCAAACCCAAGCGAGCCTAATTCCAGGCCTGTGCCTTGTCCATCCTCTTGCAGAACTTGAGGCAGGAAGGGGCCCTGAGGGGAGAAAGGTGATGGGAGTGCCCTTGAGTAGTGAGAAGGGGTTGTAGGAGGAGTGGAAAGGGATGAGCAGGGCCAGGAACCAGATTTGTGGGACTTTGGATTTTTGTCTAAGTGTGATGGGGGGATGCCAGAGAGTTTTGAGCAAGAGTGATTtgatctgatttatgtttttttttttaatattttatttatttagggatgcctgtgtggctcaacggttgggtgtttgcttttggctcagggtgtgattccagattccggggatcaagtccacatGGGGCTTcttgcatgagcctgcttctcctccctcagcctgtgtctctgcctctctgtctctcatgaattaataagtaaaatatttaaaaatatattttatttatttgagagcataagagagagcatgagcggggggcagagggagagggagaagcagactccccgctgaccagggagccagatctggggcttgatcccaggaccttgggatgaagacctgagccaaaggcagatgcttaaccaactgagacacccaggcacccttgacctaatttatgttttaaagacttatttattgggacacgtgtggctcagcggttgagcatctgccttcagctcagggcatggtcccgggatccgggattgaatcccacatcaggctccctgtggggagcctgcttctccttctgcctgtatctctgcttctctctttctctgtgtctctcatgaataaataaatctttaaaaaaagatttatttatgggatccctgggtggtgcagcggtttggcgcctgcctttggcccagggcacgatcctggagacccgggatcgaatcccacatcaggctcccggtgcatggagcctgcttctccctctgcctatgtctctgcctctctctctctctatcataagtaaataaaaattaaaaaaaaattaaaaaaaagatttatttatttgagagagcacatgtgcgcaagagcatggtggggaggggtagaaagGAAGGGAGCTGAGTGAAGAGCCCcgtgtagggcttgatcccatcaccccaaggtcatgacctgagccaaaaccaagagtctgatgcgcaaccactgagccacccaggcaccctctgatttatgatttttgtttgtcttttttattcatgggagacacacagagaggctgagggagaagcaggctccccacagggatcccaatgcgggacttgatccccaaactgggatcatgccctgagccaaaggcagacgcccaactgctaagccccccaggaatccctgatttttgttttaaagggatTATTGGGGACGCacaggtggcttggtggttgagtgcctgccttcagcccagggcgtgatcctggagtcccgggattgagtcctacatcaagctccctgcatggagcctgcttatctctctgcctgtgtctctgtgtctctctctgtttctctcatgaatggatagaatatttaaaaaaaataataaataaaggattATTGTTTCCTGTTCTGTTAAATGGAGATAACAGTAGTATCTTCCTGGTAAGGCTGTCATGAGGACTAAATGACAGGGATTAAATAGgaggacagggatccctgagtggctcagcggtttggcgcctgcctttggcccagggcgtgatcctggagacccaggatcgagtcccacatcaggctccctgcatggagcctgcttctccctctgcctgtgtctctgcctctctctctctctgtctctcatgaataaataaataaaatattaaaaaaaataaataggaggaCAAATGCCAGGGTTTTATTTGGTTCCAGAAAGAATAAGCTGTTGAATGGATACTGGCCATTATGATGACCCAGAAGGGTACACTGAGGAATTTCGGATAGTGTTGGGAGATGAAGACAGTACGGACCTGGAGGGTCTGTGCACGCAGGCTAGAGTCCAAGAGTTCCTCTAATCAGCTTGGCAGAACTGACCTAGGGTCAGACCGAGTCAGGAACACCGCTGGCAGACAGCCTGCTGGTAGAGTGAAGAGGGGCACAAGGCTCTGCAAGCAGGTGGCAGCAAGGGTCAGATGATGGCAGTTCCATGAAGTCTATGAAGAAGGAAGGTGGCACCAGAAGGGCATTCGCTCTTCAGGTAAGAATGCAGAAGCACGGGCTGTCTAGTCAAAAAAGGAGGCTGCAGTGAGATTGTACGGTCTAAATCCTagctccttctcctctgccctgaTGTGCCGCCTTAAGGCACTTCAGGCGGCACATCTGGGCACCACTACCTGCCCTATCTGGCTTCTCCAAATCTAATAAGGGAGAGGATGCGTAAAGAAAGAGAACGCAGAAGAGGGGGCAACATTAAGGCCAGTGCTCAGGGAGCACTAGTAATTTTAACAGAGCCCACCTAAAAAAAGCATAACGGTCATAAGGGTAACTATTAGGTCCTTCAGCCTCACCATCCACCAGGAACCCCTCTGCAGCTGCTGCGGACCCGGACCTGGGCAAGCCCAGGGCAGTGCTTTTCCAAGCAGCCTGCGTTTGGGGGCCTTaaacttaaaacagaaaaaaaaaaagttaggggcGGAGTTAAGGGGATCCGCAGACTGGGCCTCTGAACAAGCAGAAGGGGGTGAGGGTGTCTTGAAATAGGCTGAAAGGTATAGGAAGGGAGAACGACCCCCGCCTGGCCCGCCTGGCCGGCTGAAGTGAGAAAGCACCGAGTACTGAAGGGACTTCAGTGGCCACTTGCTGTTATCCAGGGGGTGTTGTGATGACGCCGCTGCCCCGCCTGGCCCAGGTCCGACCGGTGCGGAACGGGAAACCCAAGGGGAGGCGGAGGCCAGCGTGGATTTCTCAAGCCAAGGCGGCTTCTCCATCTGCGGCCGGCAGGAAGGGCGACCCCGCGCAGCCACTTTCAGGTCCTGCGACCCGAGCGACGTTACCCCGGGGACTGCCCTCCTGCGGCCCCGCCAGCCCGGTTCGTCCACTGGGTTCGGGCCGAGGGCTCGCCCCTAGGCCGGGATCTCCCGCCGCAGACACGCCCCGCTACCGGCATCCGCACGCCCGAGGCGCTCTCTCCGCGCTCCTCCCAGGTCTAAGCGGCGGGGGCGGAGCCGAGCGTCCAGCGCTCCGCTAGTACGTCACGTCCGTTGAGCCTGGTGGCGACAACGGCAACATGGCCCTGAACGGTGCTGGTGAGGACTTGGGCCGTGGGGGCCTCTGGTTGCGGGGTGCAGGAGGTGGCCCGCTCGGGCAAGACCCCTCTGCCTCTTGTGCCTCTCTAACCCCAGAAGTCGACGACTTCTCCTGGGAGCCCCCAACCGAAGCGGAGACGAAGGTTCTGCAAGCGCGAAGGGAGCGACAGGATCGCATCTCTCGGCTCATGGGCGACTACCTGCTGCGTGGTTACCGCATGCTGGGCGAGACGTGCGCGGACTGCGGGGTGAGGAGAGGCTCGGGACCTGGGATCGGGCATGGGGCCGCGGACCAGGCCGCACGGCCCTGCCCCAGCTCTCCCCTCTGGACCGCATCGCCCTGCGTCTCACCCATGTCCCCGTGCTTTCTGCTTCTAGACGATCCTCCTTCAAGACAAACAGCGGAAAATCTACTGCGTGGCTTGTCAGGAGCTCGACTCAGACGTGGATAAAGATAATCCGGGTGAGGGGCCGAGTATGCTTGGTGGAGAAGCCGCGGGGTGATAAAGGCCCGGTAACAGTAGGTTTGGGAGGTGACAATGGAGTCTGTGGGTGAAGCGGAGGTAAGGTGCTTTCTACTTTCGGCTCTAGAGAGGAGCATTCATTTATTAGGGGCACTAAACACCTGTGTGCCAGACAGTATGAAAAGTGAGCTAAGTCGGGCATAGTGTTGATGGGAGAGATGAAGCAAGGGCATAAATAACTGTGACCCCAAGAAGAAAATGGATGAGTTACCTTATAGAGAGGCATCTCAAGTACAGAATGAACAGAGCAGTAAGGAGGAAGTGGTCCAGGGCTGACGCGGGACATGCTTCCTGATCATTCCACCCACTTTCTCCTCTTTTAGCTCTGAATGCCCAGGCCGCTCTCTCCCAAGCTCGGGAACACCAGCTTGCCTCTGCCGTGGAGCTCCCCTCGGGCTCTCGGCCAGCCCCTCAGCCCCCAGTACCCCGTCCAGAGCACTGTGAGGGAGCTGCAGCAGGGCTCAAGGCAGCCCAGGGGCCACCCCCTCCTGCTGTGCCTCCAAATGCAGATGTCTTGGCCTGCACACAGGAGGCCCTCCTGCAGAAGctgacctgggcctcagctgACCTGGGCTCTAGCACCTCCCTGGAGACTAGCATCCAGCTGTGTAGCTTGATCCGGGCTTGTGCTGAGGCTCTGCGCAGCCTTCGGCAGCTTCAACACTAAAAAAGCCCCGCCTGAGAAAAACCCTCTAGAAAAACAGCTGTCCTCTTGTGTGGTTTGTTCTTTCCTTGGTTCTGAGTGTGCATGCCAGCTCCAGTTCCGGTTGCctttttcctgcctttggcctcttACCCTGCCACTGTTCTGCTCTCCTTGATGCCCTGAGAGATTAATTGGGCTTGTTTCAGCTTGGATTCCCCACTCAgaatgagggaggagggagagaactATGTGATAGTTTTTTTCTGAGGAGAAAGTCAGAGCCTTCTTAAAAGCAGAACCAAGAGAGATGGACCACTACAGCACCCCTTCAGGCTCCTCAGCCCTCCAATGCTCAGTTCCCACCCTTGAATGAGATTTTGGGTTCCAGGCCCCTTTGGGGTCTTCTTCCCCTGAGCATTCTGATACCATCATCCCGACCCACCTCATGCCCCTGTCTCAGACACTGAGACACTGACAGGGCATCAGGTTGCACGTTGGGGACCAAGTATGGACATACCCTAGTCTCATGACCCCGCCCTCCCTCCGCCCCAACCCCAGGTTTAGATCTTACCCTGGAGACTTAAAATTGGGCAGAATAACTAAACATGTTGTTGTGGGGGGAGCAAAACGAGCCGTAAAAGAGACGTGTTCGTCGCTTTTGGGGTCtttccccaccgccccccccccacgccccttTTTCTGGCTCCCTTTCAGCGGCTGCCCCACTCCCTTGCCCAGGATTCGCACTGTGGGCCCACCAACGTAGCCCTTTTAAGGGAGGCCCTGCCTATGcgaagggggtggggcaggggcggaGTCGGAGGAGTCGGGGGAAGGAACAAAGCGCGGCCTGCGGGCGGCGGCTGGGTTCGGCCGGCGGGGCTGCGCGGTGCGGAGCCTGCGGGCTGCGGCCCGGGCGGAGCGTTGAAGGGCAGTAGGCAGCGTCGCGGTCCGCGCCGGCCAGGCCATGAATGGGCTGCCCTCGGCCGAGGCGCCGGGCGGCGCTGGCTGCGCCCTGGCCGGGCTCCCTCCGCTACCGCGCGGCCTCAGCGGTCTCCTCAACGCAAGCGGGGGTTCGTGGCGGGAGCTGGAGCGCGTCTACAGCCAGCGCAGCCGCATCCACGACGAGCTGAGCCGCGCCGCCCGCCTCCCAGATGGGCCCCGCTACGCGGCGGGCGCCACCAACGCGGGAGCCGCCGCAGGTCCCCCCGGCCCGCGTCGTCCTGTTAATCTCGACTCAGCACTAGCAGCGCTGCGCAAAGAGATGGTGAGTAGCTGGGCCCCGGGCCAGCTGGGCGGGGGGCCGCAGCTGAATATGAGGGTCCCAGGATGGGGCGCAGCGCAGAGGCACGGAACCGGGAACTCATGGCTTGAGTTTCAGAAGATCTACAAAAGCCCTTTGGGTCAGAGGGGATATAGTAACAGTGATTATAGTTATTACCTATGGCAGTACttaccatgtatttttaaatgctttactcATATTATTTCATTGCATCCTGCTAGGTAAATGTTATCCCCTTTTACAGTTGAGGATCAGTGACTTACCTAAGGAGTCAGCTTGCAGGTGGCAATCTGATGTCCACAAATCTTTATGCTTAAAAAGGTGCAGGAAGATTGGTTAGGGCTGAGGGTGGCCTGGACCCCAACCCCAGCCCACCCTCAGTCTTTTGCAGGTGGGGCTGCGGCAGCTGGATATGTCCCTGCTGTGCCAGCTGTGGGGCCTGTACGAGTCAATCCAAGACTATAAGCACCTGTGCCAAGACTTGAGCCTGTGCCAGGACCTGTCATCCTCCCTGCACTCAGACAGCTCTTATCCACCTGATGCTGGCCTTTCTGATGACGATGAGCCTCCTGATGCCAGCCTACCCCCGGACCCACCACCCCTCACTGTGCCCCAGACACACAATGCCCGTGACCAGTGGCTGCAGGACGCCTTTCACATCAGCCTCTGAAGAGCTGAGGGTGGGGGGAACATGCACCCATGCAAAAGGCTCAGAAACTCACCCCTTAGTAAGTACTCAGACTTATAGTGCCTGCTTTCCCCTATACCCACTTCACAAGGCAAGCCTTGAGCCCCTCAGAGGCAAAACTGCCAACCACCTCTTTTCTGACTCTGGTTAGCTAACACTGGGGCAGGCACCTGGGCCACAGCCTTTGCCCACCGCACTGGACCTCCACTACTCCCACATGTGTGCACCCCAGCTTGGCCAACCTTCAGTCTAGTGGTGGGGCCCAAAGCATCTGGCACTCCCCTTGACGTCTCTGGGATTGGGATGAGTGCTTGGTTCCCATCTTTTCACCTTTTGCTGCTATGGCAGCTGCTGGCTCAGGGGCATCCCACCTTTGGTCCCTGGGTTCCACTGCTCTAGACCAGGGCATTCCCATTCTTGCACCCACCCACGGCCGGGAGGGCCAAGGCTCCGTGCTGGATATTTAAGTTTAGGGGCCAGACTCTTGGGCACGTAGTTAAATAAATCCTCTCTCGGCTTTCTTGTGTTTTGAATGCCTGGCTCTGGGGCGGGGAGATAGCGGTGTTTCTGGCAAGTGCGGCCCCGCGCTCTGCCGGCAGGTGGCGCGCAAGACCCCCGAGTGGAAGAAAGGCCTGCCGGCGAAGGAGTGCGAGTCCTCCCTCCACTGACGAGGTTGGGGAGCACATCCAGCTGGCGGAGCTAGTCCCGCGGTTCTGCGACGGCGGGCGAGTAATTTCCCCTCTCTGGCCAGAGATCTGggagcccaccccccaccccgacttGCTTTGGTCCTTCCCGgcgggaaggaaggagaaggaaccGCCTAACTTGAGAGAAACTTTCCACCCCGAATAGGGGCGGAGTTGGGGCGGCACAGGAAATGGGTGGGCCTGAGCCCTTGGGCCTAGGGCCTCTAGGCGGGAGAGGGGAAGGCGCCTCCCGGAAGGGCCTGGGAGCTAGTGAGTGCTCTTTGAGTGGGAGGAAACCGCTGCAGAAGCTGAAGGGGGTGAAGTTGCATTGGCCCGTGGCTCCCTGGAGGCCACATAAACCCTGGGGCgggggagagaagggggcagggtCCTGGGCTTCGGTACCTGAGACCCAGTTTCGGTGAGGAGTGATTGGGTGCCAGATACTCTGCACAGGCCTCCTGGCTGCCCCCCTTTGCACTTGGAGCCTTTGGTCTGTATGTAAAAGGCTTTCTCTTACAGAGGAAACCGAGGACCACAACGCTGGGCCTGGGAGCCAGACCACGTGTCAGGCTCGCTAAAAGAAGCCTGCACATTTGGGGACGGTGGATGCTCAGACATCTGGGCACATACACCCCCGCAACTCCCTGAGACGAAGAGGAGAGGACCTCGAAGTTACACACTTAGGCTTACAGGCTGCTCATCCCCACACCCTATGCACAGTCACTTGCCTCTGGAGACAACCGCGATCACTCTTGGCAGATCAGACAGATACCCTGTTCAAACCAAGTATTAAGCACCCAGTTCATTCGCAACCCTTGCTGAGTGCTGGCCAAGAGGGAAAGAAGCTGATGCGCTGCCCCAGGACAGTTCTCTAACTCCGGCTGTGATACTTGCTGGTGCTCATTACCATGCCAGGCCAGCGGGTGGGCGATAAGGGTTCTAATCGAGGTGTGAACAGGGCGGCTACCGCCTGGGGCAGGCTTCTCAGGGGAGAGTAAACACGTGTTTGCGCAGGCGCGCATACTCACGCACTTTCTCGTCCGCGATAACGGATTCTAATGAGACTGTAGAAAACCAGCCAGTCTCCGAACTAAATGCTTCCCAAGATTTCATGCTCTCAGTGGCTGTGTAAGAGACAGAaacataattatttctatttaacagaggtagaaactgaggctcagagtgtaAGGCTTTGCCCAAGGTCCCATAGTTTTTGGAAATCGGCTGCTTGTGGGATGTTCGGACCATCCTCCCACTTGACAGCTAAGGAATTAGGTTGAGACTGGCAAATGGGTGCTGCCCACAGGTAGGGCCACCCAGGTTGATCCTTGACTCTGCTCCTTCCTATTGAGGTTGAGACGTGGGTGGCAGAGACTCCTGATGTTGAGAACAGCTGGCTCTGGCCCAGATTCTCGGTGTGGCCCTGAGCAAGTCTGTTCTTTCTGGGGCTCTATTTCCCCCGCCTGTGAAATGGGGCCATCAGTACGTACCTCCCAGGGCTGCGGGCAGGAAGGGTGGCGTTCCGGGCCATGCTCCCGAGGGCGGCACTAGGTTCTCTCCCCGGCCTGCGCGTCCACACCGTCGCCGCGCGCTACGAGCGGGCGCTGCGATCCAGGCTTCCCCCTTGGtacggcccccccaccccccaaccgcGGCGACGGCGCGAAGTCCCGGAAGCcgggccgccccgcccctcgctcccgctcccgccccgGCCGGGCCCCGCCCGCCTCCCGACGGGGGGTGCGGCTCCAGGAAACGGCGCGCGGGCCGCTCAGCGCTCCCGCGACCCGACGCGCCCCGGACGATCGGGCGGCCGACTCAGCCAGAGCCCCCGGCGGGCCCCAGCGGCCGCAGCGGGGAGATCGGCCCCGGGTCCGAGCCTCGGACATCTGCGACGGacggggcgggcggcgcggatAGCAGCCCGGGAGGCCATGGGGACCCAGGCCGGGCCGGCGGTCGCGGGCCAGCGGAAGCCCCGAGTCTGAAGAGCCAGCAGCCCGGCGGCGGGGGCCATGACCTCGGTGTGGAAGCGCCTGCAGCGCGTGGGCAAGCGGGCCGCCAAGTTCCAGTTTGTGGCCTGTTACCACGAGCTGGTGGTGGAGTGCACCAAGAAATGGTGAGTGGCTGGGAGGCCTGGGGTACTCGGCTGGGACCCCGTGGCGCTGCTGGGAGCCAGAGAGAACCTTTCCCCAGCCCCCTGGCCAACTAGGCCCCTCgcccccaccttgggctctggtGTCCCAGACACAGAGACTCAAAAGTGCCCTTGCAGCTTGTGGGACCCCCGGAGTTGGGGCTGTGGGTAGCTTTTGGGGTGTTGAGGTCAGAACTTGCAGGCCTGAGAATCTGTCTGTGCTCACACCTTCCTCAGCTGCATGCAGCACTGGGGGAAGGgaggcctcattttttttttttgactagaGGGATGGTTCGGGATAACATCAGAAAAGGTAGCAAATTTTGAGGTCTGTTGGTGGCCAGGCTGTGGCTGAAACCTTCATGGACTGCGGTACAGCCCAGAACAAGGATGTTGCCTCCCCCACCCACTTGTTGAGCCAAAGGAACCCACACACCCACTTCAGCTGAGTGGGTGCTGGGAGGCTGGATATGTTTCCACTATGTCCTTAAAAGGGGAAACTGAGCATCAAGACGgatgaggagggaggcagggatggCTTAAAGGGGCCTGCAGGCCTAGAAGGTTGTGAGTCGGGAAGGAGAGGTCTTGGGGCTGGTGAGGTGGCCTGGTGCGGGGAGATTTGTGAGAAGAGTACAGGACCTGGCCTGGACTGCCTAAGGGCCCAGAGGCATCTTGTCCACATGCTCCCACCCGCAGCTGCCCGGACCCCTGCGTCACACCCTAAATATACGTGTTCACTGGTGTCGGCTTCCCTTGGCTGGATTAGGGCACAGCTGTGGGGGCCTCACCCGTCAGGCGGGGCTAAATTTAGGTTCCCAAGAGGAAGAGCTGCTGGGGCAGGAAGGGATCATGGGGTCCAAAGGGAGGGGGGTAGTGAGCAGGAGGCTAGGGTCCCTTGGGCAGCAGCCATGTCCCTGGTTTTCACTGGGCCAGCCAGAAAGCCATTCACTCCATTTGGTGCGGCCCAGAGAAGACAAGAGCTAAAGTAGCACAGCACAGAGCTAGGACTTTAACTCTGGTCTCTGGCTTCTGCCTTCTGCCCCAGCATCCTGGGTGAGGCCAAGGGGACGCTGGGCTTGGTCCCAGAGAGCAGGCCTGGGGTGCGGGCAGTATCAATGCATCTGAGTCACGGGGGTGGGCAGGGCTTCCTGGGCTTCCTAGCCAGGAGCCCATGCTAGGAAGCTGCCCCTGCCCAGGTCTTGGCTCCCCAGGAAGGCGTGCCCAGCCTGAGTCAGGCTGCCTAGCCAGGCCCCGCCCTCTCTAGGCACCCCCTGTCTGCTTCCCCTTTCTGGGAAGTTTGCAGTTTGCATTGTCTGCAATTTAGGGTTCGGGAGGGGAGCTTGGCTATAGGCCAGAGAGCTCTGGGCTCGGCTTTGTGACCTACCCTGGCTCccaacttctctgggcctcagcattCTCAGGGGTTGACAGCAGAGCCAATTATCCTGGCTCAGCctgcagaggggcaggggggtgggtgtA
This is a stretch of genomic DNA from Canis aureus isolate CA01 chromosome 21, VMU_Caureus_v.1.0, whole genome shotgun sequence. It encodes these proteins:
- the ZNRD2 gene encoding protein ZNRD2 isoform X2, with the protein product MALNGAEVDDFSWEPPTEAETKVLQARRERQDRISRLMGDYLLRGYRMLGETCADCGTILLQDKQRKIYCVACQELDSDVDKDNPALNAQAALSQAREHQLASAVELPSGSRPAPQPPVPRPEHCEGAAAGLKAAQGPPPPAVPPNADVLACTQEALLQKLTWASADLGSSTSLETSIQLCSLIRACAEALRSLRQLQH
- the ZNRD2 gene encoding protein ZNRD2 isoform X1; translated protein: MALNGAGEDLGRGGLWLRGAGGGPLGQDPSASCASLTPEVDDFSWEPPTEAETKVLQARRERQDRISRLMGDYLLRGYRMLGETCADCGTILLQDKQRKIYCVACQELDSDVDKDNPALNAQAALSQAREHQLASAVELPSGSRPAPQPPVPRPEHCEGAAAGLKAAQGPPPPAVPPNADVLACTQEALLQKLTWASADLGSSTSLETSIQLCSLIRACAEALRSLRQLQH
- the FAM89B gene encoding leucine repeat adapter protein 25 produces the protein MNGLPSAEAPGGAGCALAGLPPLPRGLSGLLNASGGSWRELERVYSQRSRIHDELSRAARLPDGPRYAAGATNAGAAAGPPGPRRPVNLDSALAALRKEMVGLRQLDMSLLCQLWGLYESIQDYKHLCQDLSLCQDLSSSLHSDSSYPPDAGLSDDDEPPDASLPPDPPPLTVPQTHNARDQWLQDAFHISL